Proteins found in one Leishmania major strain Friedlin complete genome, chromosome 35 genomic segment:
- a CDS encoding putative mitochondrial carrier protein (previous protein_id=AAZ14556.1): MTQSFSPSLNGSSQSISAKSEHLWMHGAAGMMGGSAAMVMFYPLDFLRTRMHTLHQGSRAMPLRSARDILRQEGLRGMYKGIGVSVISHSVGWGLYLVTFRSAQQRITELLDEKLEDSMIEQSGLDFMSACAAATITGTVVTPLHVIKTRRQLCDGNRLRSGVRVQPLPPGFAGVRAIVRREGWRAMLRGLWPQILLTGNTTIQVTMYEWFRRNLFTNHENPSPLQVALASGFSKAVACALFNPLEVVRTRLQDQRNHGRQEYKSMLTGLQTIWRSEGLIGMYRGLPVNVARVIPSTMMAFVLYEKFLSAIRATYQMAESLHVTGAATSSTSTAFKGGPAVSNISTASSSQTGLAMGQPQLQ; this comes from the coding sequence ATGACGCAATCTTTCTCACCGTCCCTGAACGGCTCCTCGCAGAGCATTTCGGCGAAGAGTGAGCATCTGTGGATGCATGGCGCTGCAGGCATGATGGGCGGGTCAGCCGCGATGGTGATGTTTTACCCGCTCGACTTCCTACGCACTCGCATGCATACCCTTCATCAGGGAAGCCGCGCAATGCCGCTTCGCTCCGCTCGTGATATTTTGCGTCAGGAAGGTTTGCGCGGCATGTACAAGGGCATCGGTGTGTCTGTCATTTCGCACAGCGTTGGCTGGGGGCTGTACCTGGTCACCTTCCGttccgcgcagcagcgcatcacgGAGTTACTCGACGAAAAGCTGGAGGACTCCATGATTGAGCAGTCCGGTCTCGATTTCatgagcgcgtgcgccgcggccactATCACGGGCACTGTCGTCACGCCGCTCCACGTCATCAAGACCCGCCGCCAGCTGTGCGACGGCAACCGCCttcgcagcggcgtccgtgtgcagccgctgccgcccggTTTCGCTGGGGTCAGAGCGATTGTGCGGCGGGAGGGATGGAGAGCCATGCTCCGCGGACTGTGGCCTCAGATACTGCTTACCGGCAACACCACCATCCAAGTGACCATGTACGAGTGGTTCCGGCGTAACCTGTTCACTAACCATGAAAATccctcgccgctgcaggtggcACTGGCCTCCGGCTTTTCGAAGGCAGTAGCCTGTGCCCTCTTCAACCCCCTCGAGGTCGTGCGGACCCGCCTACAGGATCAACGTAACCACGGCAGGCAGGAGTACAAGAGCATGTTGACGGGCTTGCAGACTATCTGGCGCAGTGAGGGGCTCATCGGCATGTACCGCGGCCTTCCCGTGAATGTGGCACGCGTCATCCCGTCAACGATGATGGCGTTTGTGCTGTACGAGAAGTTTCTGTCGGCGATTCGCGCCACATACCAGATGGCTGAGTCGCTGCATGTTACAGGCGCTGCAACCTCGAGCACGAGCACTGCCTTCAAAGGCGGTCCCGCTGTTAGCAATATCAGCACtgcgagcagcagccagaCAGGTCTTGCTATGGGACAACCTCAGCTTCAGTAG
- a CDS encoding conserved hypothetical protein (previous protein_id=AAZ14558.1), whose product MLGWSGTRFAAALHLRSVCSPRSAAAQGSHARAPRALSSSSSFVALFGSARGFSGTARRFSGTFHYRKVRLTPEDALDPLTKPTNIDKAALHVVSVPIGNLKDFSLRALDVLRGVDYIITTDRPATKTLLDLVNIPNQGRLIHYSRGNRSTSREKLVELLKGGRSMALVTTSGTPCIGDVGGELVQELQKSGIRVTAVPGASALMSALAISGLTTSAYESAKNDKRGADAAADGEAGLSPQTFEDGSFFFGNVLPKSHGARLRILRTIVAPATFPCVFYEVPYRLVMVLQDIASVLPHRFVYVTHELTKLNESLHADTAERLVGFYLRQEAQMLVKKGQLVLVIAGAGPKETAAWLEKEAAKRRRLRRTVSDLMKDAPPAASSHLESAPGTGGTTAAASSSRESSVTTAKEERRQRRKQRAELRRLRQRKKRERLIRAIESEQERLRVILSINRNDASRLM is encoded by the coding sequence ATGTTGGGATGGTCTGGGACGCGCTTCGCAGCCGCCCTGCATCTTCGGAGCGTTTGTTCACCgcgctccgctgcagcgcaaggttctcacgcacgcgcaccgcgcgccTTGTCCTCCAGCTCTTCGTTCGTGGCTCTCTTTGGTTCCGCTCGAGGGTTCAGCGGCACAGCTCGTCGTTTCAGCGGCACCTTCCACTACCGAAAGGTGCGCCTCACGCCCGAGGACGCGCTCGATCCCCTTACGAAGCCAACCAACATCGACAAAGCAGCCTTGCACGTCGTCTCGGTGCCCATCGGAAACTTGAAGGACTTCTCCTTGCGGGCCCTCgatgtgctgcgcggcgtcgactACATCATCACCACCGATCGCCCTGCTACCAAGACTCTCCTGGATCTCGTTAACATCCCCAACCAAGGTCGTCTCATTCACTATAGCCGTGGAAAtcgcagcacctcgcgcgAAAAGCTGGTGGAGTTGCTAAAGGGCGGGCGCAGCATGGCACTGGTCACTACGAGCGGCACCCCGTGCATTGGTGACGTTGGCGGGGAGCTGGTGCAAGAGCTACAGAAGAGCGGCATTCGCGTCACAGCCGTGCCAGGGGCGTCAGCCCTGATGAGCGCGCTGGCGATATCTGGTTTGACGACTTCTGCTTACGAATCGGCGAAGAACGACAAGagaggcgccgacgcagccgccgacggcgaagCCGGCCTCTCCCCTCAGACCTTTGAGGAcggctcttttttttttggaaaCGTGCTACCCAAGTCTCACGGGGCTCGACTCCGGATTCTCCGCACTATCGTTGCCCCTGCCACATTCCCGTGCGTCTTCTACGAAGTTCCGTACCGGCTGGTGATGGTGCTGCAGGACATCGCATCTGTGCTGCCACATCGGTTCGTCTACGTCACGCATGAGCTGACGAAGCTGAACGAATCCTTGCACGCTGACACAGCGGAACGACTCGTCGGCTTCTACCTCCGTCAAGAAGCACAGATGCTGGTGAAGAAGGGGCAACTTGTGCTGGTGATTGCCGGTGCGGGACCGAAAgagacggcggcgtggctggagaaggaggcggcgaagcggcggcgTTTGCGCCGCACAGTCAGCGATCTTATGAAGGATGCCCCGCCTGCGGCATCGTCGCACCTGGAATCAGCGCCGGGCACTGGAGGGAcaactgcagcggcgtcatcGTCAAGAGAGTCGAGCGTGACTACAGCCaaggaggagcggcggcagcgtagGAAGCAGCGAGCTGAGCTGCGGCGCTTGCGGCAGAGGAAGAAGCGCGAGCGCCTTATTCGGGCGATCGAATCCGAGCAGGAGAGACTGCGAGTCATCCTTTCCATTAATCGAAACGACGCTAGCCGGCTAATGTGA
- a CDS encoding conserved hypothetical protein (previous protein_id=AAZ14554.1) produces the protein MAGVLTLNLVLQRSKTDDIRRVQKLNVCASQIQDIGVLRQAVALEVLSMSLNDISELGALSNCRRLAEVYLRKNQIRDINQVLHLSRLPCLEVLNLVDNPITRDPNYRRFVVAAIPSLERLDDRDITDEERDNALAVFPQLLSFAPPPSKYAQPLEGITPPTIQEREAQARANSTHVSHSGATGSEAGHPNMHPRKATSSVSGFGGGNVYNGRGGSGASGNPTIHKTPPAPVYQDPHRGAALPPARSSPAARAQAVNDYQSVPSYPSGPSEEGVVQAVKVLCSELSPEALDNVRRFIDSLSEY, from the coding sequence ATGGCGGGTGTTCTCACGCTGAACTTGGTTCTGCAGAGGTCCAAGACGGACGATATTCGCCGAGTCCAGAAGCTTAATGTATGCGCGTCGCAGATTCAAGATATCGGCGTTCTGCGGCAGGCCGTCGCGTTGGAGGTGCTGTCCATGTCGCTGAACGATATTTCAGAGCTCGGTGCCTTGTCGAATTGTCGCCGACTGGCGGAGGTTTACCTCCGCAAGAACCAAATCCGCGACATCAACCAAGTGCTGCACCTCTCTCGCCTGCCCTGCTTAGAGGTGCTCAATTTGGTCGACAACCCCATCACCCGTGACCCCAACTACCGACgcttcgtcgtcgccgccatTCCATCGCTCGAGCGCCTCGATGACCGCGACATCACAGACGAAGAGCGTGACAATGCCCTTGCAGTGTttccgcagctgctgagttttgctcctccgccgtcaAAGtacgcgcagccgctggaGGGCATCACACCACCAACGATTCAGGAGCGCGAAGCGCAGGCGCGGGCGAACAGCACGCACGtcagccacagcggcgccaccgggTCCGAGGCGGGTCATCCCAACATGCACCCTAGAAAGGCCACTAGCAGCGTCAGTGGCTTCGGCGGCGGTAATGTGTACAACGGCCGTGGTGGCTCTGGGGCCAGTGGCAATCCGACCATTCACAAGACCCCGCCTGCGCCAGTATACCAGGATCCGCaccgcggtgctgcgcttCCTCCCGCTCGCTCCAGccccgctgcgcgtgctcaGGCCGTCAACGACTATCAGTCCGTCCCATCTTACCCCTCCGGGCCTTCCGAGGAAGGCGTGGTTCAAGCTGTCAAAGTACTATGCTCGGAGCTGTCGCCTGAGGCGCTGGATAATGTGCGCCGCTTTATCGACTCCCTGAGCGAGTATTAG
- a CDS encoding putativetransport protein particle (TRAPP) subunit (previous protein_id=AAZ14555.1) codes for MRQRTVATGKVVSDKSGAAGELSSSEHTQVALSAFSFLFSELCVRAYTFPTKVKNVEEVEARLTSLGAHVGTRLIMLSSVRDPVDLQRRPLTIDAVLKLMQEKLWARWFGRPASEIQRESNSDRFFLFDSDPIVLRYVHPSPDYVDSEGRWNVNYAGFMGGIIQGALQSMGFEAEVQAYHQPEPGKPHQSLFVIAFAKHVWDRERKMRT; via the coding sequence ATGCGCCAGCGAACCGTCGCCACAGGCAAGGTGGTGAGCGACAAGAGCGGTGCCGCGGGCGAACTCTCTTCCAGCGAGCACACCCAGGTTGCGTTGTCGGCGTTTagctttttgttttcggaGCTGTGCGTACGCGCCTACACGTTCCCGACAAAGGTGAAGAacgtcgaggaggtggaggcccGTTTGACCTCTCTTGGCGCGCATGTTGGGACCCGTCTTATCATGCTCTCCTCTGTCCGCGACCCCGTCgacctgcagcgccgcccgctAACGATTGACGCGGTCCTGAAGTTGATGCAGGAGAAGCTCTGGGCACGCTGGTTTGGCCGTCCCGCCAGCGAAATCCAGCGTGAGAGCAACTCAGATCGCTTCTTCCTTTTCGACAGCGACCCTATCGTTCTCCGCTATGTCCACCCATCCCCCGACTACGTGGACAGCGAGGGCCGGTGGAACGTGAACTACGCCGGCTTCATGGGCGGCATCATTCAAGGAGCACTGCAGTCAATGGGCTTTgaggcggaggtgcaggCGTATCATCAGCCGGAGCCCGGGAAGCCTCACCAGTCGCTGTTCGTGATTGCTTTTGCGAAGCACGTCTGGGATCGGGAGCGAAAGATGCGAACCTGA
- a CDS encoding putative 6-phosphogluconate dehydrogenase,decarboxylating (previous protein_id=AAZ14557.1), translating into MSNDLGIIGLGVMGANLALNIAEKGFKVAVFNRTYAKTTSFLKEHESEKFAANLNGYETMKEFAASLKKPRRAFILVQAGAATDSTIEQLKEVFENGDIIIDTGNANFKDQDKRAAQLESQGLRFLGMGISGGEEGARKGPAFFPGGTPSVWEEVRPIVEAAAAKAEDGRPCVTFNGKGGAGSCVKMYHNAGEYAVLQIWGEAYSALLAFGFDNDQIADVFESWKADGFLKSYMLDISIAACRAREATGNYLSEKVKDRIGSKGTGLWSAQEALEIGVPAPSLNMAVISRQMTMYKGERIANCKAFPNFPRGPSEEATDKSPNSPEAKKLYHAVSLCIIASYAQMFQCLRELDKVYGFGLNLPATIATFRAGCILQGYLLGPMTKAFEENPNLPNLMDAFTKEIAAGLDDCRQILAKLTVNTAVSLPVMMASLSYINAMYTETLPYGQLVSLQRDVFGRHGYERTDKDGRESFEWPALQ; encoded by the coding sequence ATGTCGAACGACCTCGGCATTATCGGTCTCGGCGTCATGGGCGCGAATCTCGCCCTGAACATCGCCGAGAAGGGATTTAAAGTTGCCGTCTTCAACCGCACCTACGCGAAGACGACGTCGTTTCTCAAGGAGCATGAGAGCGAGAAATTTGCCGCCAACCTGAATGGATACGAGACCATGAAGGAGTTCGCTGCGTCCCTCAAgaagccgcgccgcgcgTTCATTCTCGTCCAGGCCGGCGCCGCTACTGACTCTACAATCGAGCAGCTCAAGGAAGTGTTCGAGAACGGCGACATCATAATCGACACTGGTAATGCGAACTTCAAGGACCAGGACAAGCGCGCGGCTCAGTTGGAGAGCCAGGGTCTCCGCTTCCTCGGCATGGGCATCTCTGGTGGTGAGGAGGGTGCGCGCAAGGGGCCGGCCTTCTTCCCGGGTGGCACACCAAGCGTgtgggaggaggtgcgcccGATtgtggaggcggctgcggccaAGGCTGAGGACGGACGCCCGTGCGTGACTTTCAACGGCaagggcggcgctggctcCTGCGTGAAGATGTATCACAACGCTGGGGAGTACGCCGTGCTGCAGATCTGGGGTGAGGCGTACAGCGCCCTGCTTGCCTTCGGCTTCGACAACGATCAGATCGCCGACGTGTTCGAGTCGTGGAAGGCGGATGGCTTCCTTAAATCCTACATGCTCGACATCTCCATTGCCGCTTGCCGAGCGAGGGAGGCAACAGGCAACTATTTGTCAGAGAAGGTCAAGGACCGCATCGGCTCCAAGGGCACCGGCCTCTGGTCTGCCCAGGAGGCTCTGGAGATTGGTGTGCCAGCGCCCTCGCTCAACATGGCCGTCATCTCACGCCAGATGACCATGTACAAAGGGGAGCGCATCGCCAACTGCAAGGCGTTTCCTAACTTCCCTCGTGGCCCTTCTGAGGAAGCCACGGACAAGTCCCCGAACTCCCCCGAAGCGAAGAAGCTGTACCACGCCGTCAGCCTTTGTATCATCGCGAGCTACGCGCAGATGTTCCAGTGCTTGCGCGAGCTGGACAAGGTGTATGGATTCGGCCTGAACCTGCCCGCCACGATCGCCACCTTCCGCGCCGGCTGCATTCTGCAGGGCTACCTGCTAGGGCCTATGACCAAGGCCTTCGAGGAGAACCCGAACCTGCCCAACCTGATGGACGCCTTCACCAAGGAGATAGCGGCGGGCCTTGATGACTGCCGTCAGATTCTCGCCAAGCTCACAGTGAACACGGCAGTGTCACTGCCGGTCATGATGGCCTCACTGTCCTACATCAACGCCATGTACACGGAGACTCTTCCGTACGGACAGCTGGTGTCGTTGCAGCGCGACGTCTTTGGCCGCCACGGCTACGAGCGCACGGACAAGGACGGTCGTGAGTCGTTCGAATGGCCCGCACTGCAGTAG